From Pseudoxanthomonas sp. CF385, a single genomic window includes:
- a CDS encoding TonB-dependent siderophore receptor: MNFRPSPLTAALLMAITAPALAAPVGEAPADAAMQAKELDTVEVHGERVQKASSPKYTEDLVDTPQTITVVTSEVMAQQNLLGLKDVLSTLPGITFGAGEGGGGYGDSINLRGFNATTDITVDGVRDSAQYTRTDNFNLESIELINGANSAMSGAGSVGGNINLVSKTAREGDSSTFTLGAGTDSFTRATVDSNHDFGGGQAFRVNAMIHRNDVADRDVEEYKRWGLAPSFAIGLGTDTRLTLSYLHQHDENIPEYGLPYFAAYGGLLPGISRDAYFGYRNMDTQEIDVDVMTAVFEHDFNDSISVRSLARYQKVDQYTVVNPTQGTWCLDSGINPATGAACPTGTLPGTYLPSGPRGTTRDTTNGLALSQTDLTARFTTGGVEHALVAGVSFMHETYDLDNGNIQRNPNGTAPTYPLMDIHDPDNVYTGPVNYIRGGKTTGTLDNQALYAFDTLKFGPKWELALGARYEHNEGDTRTLTYATPAAGGAITVGPKFRNEDELFSYRAGLLFKPADNGSIYLSYANSKTPSKGSVNGACTLQTCEVDPETAVNIELGTKWNLLDERLAVTAAVFRNERQNYKVADPNNPDNPSGTQQLDGKARVDGIALGVAGNITRQWSVFANYTYLDSEVLQSVSDFVRETTGIDAQAGNPLPNTPEHSASAWTTYALQDWTFGYGATYQGDFYTASTANAPRVKSYIMHRAMVGYQFNPRFGLQLNVDNLFDKQYFTRVRNNGWATPGAARSAVLTATIRF; this comes from the coding sequence ATGAACTTCCGTCCCTCCCCCCTGACCGCCGCCCTGCTGATGGCGATCACCGCCCCGGCCCTTGCCGCTCCTGTCGGCGAAGCGCCGGCCGATGCCGCCATGCAGGCCAAGGAACTGGACACCGTCGAGGTGCACGGTGAACGCGTCCAGAAGGCCAGCTCGCCGAAGTACACCGAAGACCTCGTCGACACGCCGCAGACGATCACCGTGGTGACGAGCGAAGTCATGGCGCAGCAGAACCTGCTGGGGTTGAAGGACGTGCTGAGCACGCTGCCCGGCATCACCTTCGGCGCCGGCGAAGGCGGCGGCGGTTATGGCGACAGCATCAACCTGCGTGGCTTCAACGCCACGACCGACATCACGGTCGATGGCGTGCGCGACAGCGCCCAGTACACCCGAACGGACAACTTCAACCTCGAGTCCATCGAACTCATCAATGGCGCCAACTCGGCCATGTCGGGTGCGGGCTCGGTCGGCGGCAACATCAATCTGGTCAGCAAGACTGCGCGCGAGGGCGATTCCAGCACTTTCACCCTGGGTGCGGGCACGGACAGCTTCACTCGCGCGACGGTGGACAGCAATCACGATTTCGGCGGAGGCCAGGCCTTCCGCGTGAATGCGATGATCCACCGCAACGACGTGGCGGATCGCGATGTGGAGGAGTACAAGCGCTGGGGCCTTGCACCGTCGTTCGCGATCGGCCTGGGTACCGACACGCGCTTGACCCTGAGCTACTTGCACCAGCATGACGAAAACATCCCGGAGTACGGCTTGCCCTACTTCGCGGCGTACGGCGGCCTGCTGCCGGGAATCAGCCGCGACGCCTACTTCGGCTACCGCAACATGGACACGCAGGAAATCGACGTCGACGTAATGACCGCCGTGTTCGAGCACGACTTCAACGATTCGATCTCGGTGCGCAGCCTGGCGCGCTATCAGAAGGTGGACCAGTACACCGTGGTCAACCCCACCCAGGGCACGTGGTGCCTCGACAGCGGCATCAACCCGGCCACGGGCGCGGCATGCCCGACGGGCACGCTGCCGGGCACGTACCTGCCGAGCGGCCCCCGCGGCACCACGCGCGACACCACCAATGGGCTGGCGCTCAGCCAGACCGACTTGACCGCGCGCTTCACCACCGGCGGTGTCGAGCACGCCCTCGTCGCCGGTGTGTCCTTCATGCACGAAACCTACGACCTCGACAACGGCAACATCCAGCGCAACCCGAACGGGACCGCGCCGACCTATCCGCTCATGGACATCCATGACCCGGACAACGTCTACACCGGCCCCGTGAACTACATCCGGGGCGGCAAGACCACCGGCACGCTGGACAACCAGGCGCTATACGCTTTCGACACGCTGAAGTTCGGCCCGAAGTGGGAACTCGCGCTCGGCGCGCGCTACGAACACAATGAAGGCGACACGCGCACGCTGACCTACGCCACCCCGGCCGCCGGCGGCGCGATCACAGTCGGACCCAAGTTCCGCAACGAAGACGAGCTGTTTTCCTACCGTGCGGGGCTGCTTTTCAAGCCCGCCGACAACGGCAGCATCTACCTGTCGTACGCAAACTCGAAGACGCCATCGAAGGGCTCCGTCAACGGCGCCTGCACCTTGCAGACGTGCGAAGTCGACCCGGAGACGGCGGTCAACATCGAGCTCGGCACCAAGTGGAACCTGCTGGACGAACGGCTCGCCGTCACGGCCGCCGTGTTCCGCAACGAGCGTCAGAACTACAAGGTCGCCGACCCCAACAACCCCGACAATCCCTCCGGCACGCAGCAACTGGACGGCAAGGCGCGCGTCGACGGCATTGCGTTGGGCGTGGCCGGCAACATCACTCGTCAATGGTCCGTCTTTGCGAACTACACCTACTTGGATAGCGAAGTGCTCCAGAGCGTGTCGGACTTCGTGCGTGAGACCACAGGCATCGATGCGCAAGCGGGCAATCCGCTGCCCAATACGCCGGAGCATTCGGCAAGCGCCTGGACCACGTATGCCCTGCAGGATTGGACCTTCGGTTACGGCGCCACGTACCAGGGCGATTTCTACACGGCCAGCACGGCCAATGCGCCGCGCGTGAAGAGCTACATCATGCATCGCGCCATGGTCGGTTATCAGTTCAACCCCCGCTTCGGCCTGCAGCTCAACGTCGACAATCTGTTCGACAAGCAGTATTTCACGCGCGTGCGCAACAACGGGTGGGCCACGCCGGGCGCTGCACGCTCGGCAGTGCTCACCGCCACGATCAGGTTCTGA
- a CDS encoding cysteine desulfurase: MNREVLREAGAIDWARVRADFPLLTRQVNGKPLTYLDSANTGQKPASVIQTVDDFYRQHNANVSRAVHTLGTEATEAYEGARKTLARFLSVRPDELVLCSGTTFAINLVAYSWALPRLKAGDTILVSRMEHHANIVPWQLVAERTGATVKVAEIRQDGTLDLEGLYAAMTGDVKLLAITHTSNVLGTVNPVREICREARKRGIVTVVDGSQAVPHRAVDIAATGCDFYALTGHKMCGPTGTGALWARKEHLQAMPPFIGGGEMIKEVSFDGTVFNDPPHKFEAGTPNIAGFIGLGAAVDYLDTLGMANVEAREAELLAHATEELDRIEGLRIFGRAPDKASVISFLIEGAHAHDLATLLDLEGVAVRSGQHCAHPLLQFYGVAATLRASFAFYNSHEDVERFIVALKKARSLLA; this comes from the coding sequence ATGAACCGCGAAGTCCTGCGCGAGGCCGGTGCCATCGACTGGGCGCGCGTCCGCGCCGACTTCCCGCTGCTTACCCGCCAGGTCAACGGCAAGCCGCTGACCTACCTGGACAGCGCGAACACGGGGCAGAAGCCGGCCTCGGTGATCCAGACCGTCGACGACTTCTACCGGCAGCACAACGCCAACGTCAGCCGCGCCGTGCACACGCTGGGCACGGAAGCGACCGAGGCCTACGAAGGCGCCCGCAAGACCTTGGCCCGCTTCCTCAGCGTGCGGCCGGACGAGCTGGTGCTGTGCAGCGGCACCACGTTCGCGATCAACCTGGTGGCGTATTCCTGGGCGCTGCCGCGCCTGAAGGCCGGCGACACGATCCTGGTGTCGCGCATGGAGCACCACGCCAATATCGTGCCGTGGCAGCTCGTCGCCGAGCGCACCGGCGCGACGGTGAAGGTCGCCGAGATCCGCCAGGACGGCACGCTCGACCTCGAGGGGCTGTACGCCGCGATGACCGGCGACGTGAAGTTGCTTGCCATCACCCACACCTCCAACGTGCTGGGAACGGTGAACCCGGTGCGCGAAATCTGTCGCGAGGCCCGCAAGCGCGGCATCGTCACCGTGGTGGACGGCTCGCAGGCGGTGCCGCACCGTGCGGTCGACATCGCGGCGACCGGGTGCGACTTCTACGCCCTGACTGGCCACAAGATGTGTGGCCCCACGGGCACCGGCGCGCTGTGGGCGCGCAAGGAGCACCTGCAGGCCATGCCGCCGTTCATCGGCGGCGGCGAGATGATCAAGGAAGTCAGCTTCGACGGCACCGTGTTCAACGACCCGCCGCACAAGTTCGAAGCGGGCACGCCCAACATCGCCGGCTTCATCGGCCTGGGCGCGGCCGTGGACTACCTGGATACGCTGGGCATGGCGAACGTCGAGGCCCGCGAAGCCGAGCTGCTGGCGCATGCCACCGAGGAACTGGACCGGATCGAAGGCCTGCGCATCTTCGGCCGGGCGCCGGACAAGGCATCGGTGATCTCCTTCCTGATCGAAGGCGCGCACGCGCACGACCTGGCCACGCTGCTGGACCTGGAGGGCGTTGCGGTCCGCTCCGGCCAGCACTGCGCGCATCCCCTGTTGCAGTTCTACGGGGTGGCCGCCACGTTGCGGGCCTCGTTCGCGTTCTACAACTCGCACGAGGACGTCGAGCGCTTCATCGTCGCCCTCAAGAAAGCCCGCAGCCTGCTCGCCTGA
- a CDS encoding DUF4198 domain-containing protein gives MKRSLAVAIALASVIPASALAHKAWMMPSQTVIAGTNPWITVDAAVSNDLFYFNHVPLRTEGLVITAPDGSTAEAQNLATGKYRTVFDVELKQQGTYRIATVNKGLMVRWEGADGKPAGLRGAKPEDLATKVPKDAKNLQVSQSVGRVETFVTNGSPNDTALKATGEGLELLPVTHPNDLFAGEQAKFKMLVDGKPAAGLEFEITRGGTRYRNAQDEIKVTTDANGEFSVTWPEAGMYWLETGTEDTKTTIPQAKQRRLSYVATLEVLPQ, from the coding sequence ATGAAGCGTTCCCTTGCCGTGGCCATTGCCCTGGCCTCCGTCATTCCCGCCAGCGCCCTGGCCCACAAGGCCTGGATGATGCCGTCGCAGACCGTCATCGCCGGCACCAATCCGTGGATCACGGTGGATGCCGCAGTGTCCAACGACCTGTTCTACTTCAACCACGTGCCGCTGCGCACCGAAGGCCTGGTCATCACCGCGCCGGACGGCAGCACGGCGGAGGCGCAGAACCTCGCCACGGGCAAGTACCGCACCGTGTTCGACGTCGAACTGAAGCAGCAGGGCACCTACCGCATCGCGACCGTCAACAAGGGCCTGATGGTCCGCTGGGAAGGCGCCGACGGCAAGCCGGCCGGCCTGCGCGGCGCCAAGCCCGAGGACCTCGCCACCAAGGTGCCGAAGGACGCGAAGAACCTGCAGGTCTCGCAGTCCGTCGGCCGCGTCGAGACGTTCGTGACCAATGGTTCGCCGAACGACACCGCGCTGAAGGCGACCGGTGAGGGCCTCGAGCTTTTGCCCGTGACGCACCCCAACGATCTGTTTGCCGGCGAGCAGGCCAAGTTCAAGATGCTGGTCGACGGCAAGCCGGCAGCGGGCCTGGAGTTCGAGATCACCCGCGGCGGCACGCGGTACCGCAACGCCCAGGACGAGATCAAGGTCACCACCGACGCCAACGGCGAGTTCAGCGTGACCTGGCCGGAAGCCGGCATGTACTGGCTGGAAACCGGCACGGAAGACACCAAGACCACGATTCCGCAGGCCAAGCAGCGTCGCCTGAGCTACGTGGCCACGCTGGAAGTGCTTCCGCAGTAA
- a CDS encoding PepSY-associated TM helix domain-containing protein translates to MAAPRPPAFETPLSPSASPALQQQRRGFWLRTLHQWHWISSAVCLVGMLLFTITGITLNHAARIEAKPEVSNRTATLPAPVLAGMGDRQEGNAPLPPPVAGWLEDELSIAIGTRQAEWSDVEVYLSMPGPGTDAWLSIDRETGAVEFERTNRGWISYFNDLHKGRNAGTAWSWFLDIFAVACLVFCITGLFLLYLHGRQRRMTWPMVGLGLLVPLLIALLFIH, encoded by the coding sequence ATGGCCGCCCCGCGCCCTCCTGCCTTCGAGACGCCGTTGTCCCCATCCGCCTCCCCCGCCCTGCAACAGCAACGCCGTGGCTTCTGGCTGCGCACGCTGCATCAGTGGCACTGGATCAGTTCGGCGGTCTGTCTGGTGGGGATGCTGCTGTTCACGATCACCGGCATCACGCTCAACCATGCCGCCCGGATCGAAGCCAAGCCCGAGGTCAGCAACCGCACGGCCACGTTGCCGGCGCCCGTGCTCGCCGGCATGGGCGATCGCCAGGAAGGCAACGCGCCGCTGCCGCCGCCGGTTGCCGGGTGGCTGGAAGACGAGTTGTCCATCGCCATCGGTACGCGACAGGCGGAATGGTCCGATGTCGAGGTGTACCTCTCCATGCCGGGCCCCGGCACCGACGCCTGGTTGAGCATCGACCGCGAGACCGGCGCCGTGGAGTTCGAGCGCACGAACCGCGGCTGGATCTCCTACTTCAACGACCTGCACAAGGGCCGCAATGCCGGAACGGCCTGGAGTTGGTTCCTGGACATCTTCGCGGTGGCCTGCCTGGTGTTCTGCATCACCGGGTTGTTCCTGCTCTACCTGCACGGCCGCCAGCGCCGCATGACCTGGCCGATGGTCGGCCTGGGCCTGTTGGTGCCGCTGCTGATCGCCCTGCTCTTCATCCACTGA
- a CDS encoding DUF2271 domain-containing protein — MSKIAVHTTLTIALSGLLAAPAYAATLDINVEVPKLNVAEYHRPYVAIWIEGADQKVAANLSVWYQQRDTAEGHGTKWLPDMRQWWRKSGRTLKVPVDGVTGPTKPVGKHALSFTDKQPQLANLAPGDYTLVVEAAREVGGRELLKIPFSWPAKKPPQTGKAQGTTELGAVTLSVKP, encoded by the coding sequence ATGTCCAAGATCGCCGTCCACACCACGCTGACCATCGCACTCAGCGGCCTGCTGGCCGCGCCGGCCTACGCCGCCACCCTGGACATCAATGTCGAAGTCCCCAAGCTCAACGTCGCCGAATACCACCGCCCGTACGTGGCGATCTGGATCGAGGGCGCCGACCAGAAGGTCGCCGCCAACCTGTCGGTCTGGTACCAGCAGCGCGACACCGCCGAAGGCCACGGCACCAAGTGGTTGCCCGACATGCGCCAGTGGTGGCGCAAGTCCGGCCGCACGCTGAAGGTGCCGGTGGATGGCGTCACCGGCCCGACCAAGCCGGTGGGCAAGCACGCCCTGAGCTTCACCGACAAGCAACCGCAGCTGGCCAACCTGGCGCCGGGCGACTACACGCTGGTCGTCGAGGCCGCGCGCGAAGTCGGTGGCCGCGAACTGCTGAAGATCCCCTTCAGCTGGCCGGCCAAGAAGCCGCCGCAGACCGGCAAGGCGCAAGGCACCACCGAACTCGGCGCCGTCACCCTGTCCGTCAAACCCTGA
- a CDS encoding TonB-dependent receptor, with translation MNVTRTSVPAPLRRHPLAIALLAFATAPAVAQTAPDASDANTLDTVVVTASGFEQKITDAPASISVITREELRQRPYITLIDAVRDLEGVDVGETSDKTGQKTVSIRGMGPDYTLILIDGRRQNNHGDIYPNSFGGNQFNHIPPLDMIERIEVIRGPASTLHGADALGGVINIITRKVSDRWRGSATLGRSIQENSDFGSDSTADFALMGPLVKDRLGLGVRGSWYERDASTPEYETITAPDGTVFERALGFGGGGKTVDNTNKSAGVTLSWTPTDTQSVIFDYDTSKQVYDNTPYLNNLGTETYPLGTVDGLAGIWRAAPQVGYAADQEFTRDQWSVTHQGQWAFGNSFVSLAHIDTGNHGRTLPFTVAERLLHRDIYCNNAATCATGAYAGLTRAQRQQLAVDTFLPRPKRTMESRQYTLDAKLDFAVGDAHHFIVGGQAIDGELEDGVFGMEGGGDGGGTVQDHKMWSVFAEDNWKPIERLTITLGLRHDDHNVFGSHLSPRAYAVWDVSDAWTVKGGVSTGFKTPKTTDLYDGITGFGGQGTSPFVGNPDLQPETSINSEIAVYWTSADDAHTFNLTVFRNDFDDKIARGETSLSCEQTGGVRPCANLGDYAQLGYTTYAQNINIDEVRIQGVEVAGRWGITDALSLRANYTYTDSEQLSGAQQGLPLTNTAKHMANTSLNWQATENFSLQLLAEARSKRYRDVINGVRRDYEDYTVLHLGAQYRFNEHVSLSGRINNLLDEDFTTFQTVWTQDASGAYAPSYLDDYNNKDKSRNLWLSLNVNF, from the coding sequence ATGAACGTCACCCGCACGTCCGTGCCCGCGCCGCTGCGCCGCCATCCCCTCGCCATCGCCCTGCTGGCCTTCGCCACCGCACCCGCGGTCGCCCAGACAGCGCCGGATGCCTCCGATGCCAACACCCTCGACACGGTGGTCGTGACGGCCTCCGGCTTCGAGCAGAAGATCACCGACGCGCCCGCCAGCATCAGCGTGATCACGCGCGAAGAGTTGCGCCAGCGGCCCTACATCACCCTGATCGATGCCGTCCGCGACCTGGAAGGCGTCGACGTCGGCGAAACCTCAGACAAGACCGGCCAGAAAACGGTGAGCATCCGCGGCATGGGCCCGGATTACACGCTGATCCTGATCGACGGCAGGCGCCAGAACAACCACGGCGACATTTATCCGAACTCCTTCGGCGGCAACCAGTTCAACCACATTCCGCCGCTGGACATGATCGAGCGCATCGAGGTCATCCGCGGCCCGGCGTCCACCCTGCACGGCGCGGATGCGCTGGGTGGCGTCATCAACATCATCACGCGCAAGGTCTCCGACCGCTGGCGCGGTTCGGCGACCCTCGGTCGCAGCATTCAGGAGAACAGCGACTTCGGAAGCGACAGCACCGCCGACTTTGCGTTGATGGGGCCGCTGGTGAAGGACCGCCTGGGCCTGGGCGTGCGCGGATCGTGGTACGAGCGCGATGCCTCCACGCCGGAGTACGAAACCATCACGGCACCTGATGGCACCGTGTTCGAGCGTGCACTCGGCTTCGGCGGCGGCGGCAAGACGGTGGACAACACCAACAAGAGCGCCGGCGTGACGTTGAGCTGGACGCCGACCGACACTCAGAGCGTGATCTTCGACTACGACACCTCCAAGCAGGTGTACGACAACACGCCGTACCTCAACAATCTGGGCACCGAGACCTACCCGCTGGGCACGGTGGACGGCCTGGCCGGCATTTGGCGCGCTGCGCCGCAGGTCGGCTACGCCGCGGACCAGGAGTTCACCCGCGACCAATGGTCAGTGACCCACCAGGGCCAATGGGCGTTCGGCAACAGCTTCGTCTCGCTCGCGCACATCGACACCGGCAACCATGGACGCACGCTCCCGTTCACCGTCGCCGAACGCCTGCTGCATCGGGACATCTACTGCAACAACGCCGCGACCTGCGCGACGGGCGCGTACGCAGGGCTGACGCGCGCGCAGCGCCAGCAGTTGGCTGTGGATACCTTCCTGCCGCGCCCGAAGCGCACCATGGAAAGCCGCCAGTACACGCTGGACGCCAAGCTGGACTTCGCCGTCGGCGACGCGCACCACTTCATCGTCGGCGGACAGGCCATCGACGGTGAACTGGAAGACGGCGTGTTCGGCATGGAAGGCGGCGGCGACGGCGGCGGCACCGTGCAGGACCACAAGATGTGGTCCGTCTTCGCCGAGGACAACTGGAAGCCGATCGAGCGCCTGACCATCACGCTGGGCCTGCGTCACGACGACCACAACGTGTTCGGCAGCCATCTCAGTCCGCGCGCGTACGCCGTGTGGGACGTCAGCGATGCATGGACGGTGAAGGGTGGCGTGAGCACGGGCTTCAAGACGCCCAAGACGACCGACCTGTACGACGGCATCACCGGCTTCGGCGGCCAGGGCACTTCGCCCTTCGTCGGCAATCCCGACCTGCAGCCGGAAACCAGCATCAACAGCGAGATCGCGGTCTACTGGACCTCGGCCGACGACGCGCACACCTTCAATCTCACGGTGTTCCGCAACGACTTCGACGACAAGATCGCCCGCGGCGAGACCAGCCTGAGCTGCGAACAGACCGGCGGCGTGCGCCCCTGCGCGAACCTGGGCGACTACGCGCAGCTCGGCTACACCACGTATGCGCAGAACATCAACATCGACGAAGTGCGCATCCAGGGCGTCGAAGTGGCGGGCCGTTGGGGCATCACCGACGCGCTGTCGCTGCGCGCCAACTACACCTACACCGACAGCGAGCAGCTGAGTGGTGCGCAGCAGGGTCTTCCGCTCACGAATACCGCCAAGCACATGGCGAACACGAGCCTCAACTGGCAGGCGACGGAGAACTTCAGTCTGCAGTTGCTGGCGGAAGCGCGCTCGAAGCGCTATCGCGACGTCATTAACGGTGTGCGACGCGACTACGAGGACTACACCGTCCTGCACCTGGGCGCGCAGTACCGGTTCAACGAGCACGTCTCGCTGTCCGGCCGCATCAACAACCTGCTGGACGAAGACTTCACCACGTTCCAGACGGTGTGGACGCAGGACGCCAGCGGTGCGTACGCACCCAGCTACCTCGACGACTACAACAACAAGGACAAGTCGCGGAACCTGTGGCTGAGCCTCAACGTCAACTTCTGA
- a CDS encoding non-heme iron oxygenase ferredoxin subunit, whose amino-acid sequence MSDTWTFVCATGELLPGELKTVFDEVTGTPIVVLNHDGDLYALEDKCSHEDFELSSGHFDPAEASIECVLHGARFDVRDGRALCAPAYSPVAKFPVRLEHGGIWTRDDRD is encoded by the coding sequence ATGAGCGATACCTGGACCTTCGTCTGCGCCACCGGGGAGTTGCTGCCCGGCGAGCTGAAGACGGTGTTCGACGAGGTCACCGGGACGCCCATCGTCGTGCTCAACCACGACGGCGACCTGTACGCGCTGGAAGACAAGTGCAGCCATGAGGACTTCGAGCTGTCCTCCGGCCATTTCGACCCGGCGGAAGCCAGCATCGAGTGCGTCCTGCACGGGGCCCGCTTCGATGTCCGCGACGGCCGCGCCCTGTGCGCCCCGGCCTACTCGCCGGTGGCCAAGTTCCCCGTCCGGCTGGAGCACGGCGGCATCTGGACCCGGGACGACCGGGACTGA
- a CDS encoding GNAT family N-acetyltransferase gives MDTLTFRTATHADIPALVDLVTSAYRGDVSKQGWTTEADMLDGQRIDPEVLGRDIDRDRSRILLAERDGVLLACAHVAEDEGAGYFGMFSVRPDLQGGGVGKAVLAEAERVARDEWRLPAMRMTVIDIRDELIAFYGRRGYVRTGIKKPFPYGDERYGIPKRDDLRFEILEKPLAGALA, from the coding sequence ATGGATACCCTCACCTTCCGCACCGCCACCCACGCCGACATCCCGGCGCTGGTCGACCTCGTCACGTCCGCCTATCGCGGTGACGTCAGCAAGCAAGGCTGGACCACCGAAGCCGACATGCTCGACGGCCAGCGCATCGACCCCGAGGTGCTTGGCCGCGACATCGACCGAGACCGCAGCCGCATCCTGCTGGCCGAACGCGACGGCGTACTGTTGGCCTGCGCACACGTGGCGGAAGACGAAGGCGCGGGCTACTTCGGCATGTTCTCCGTGCGGCCCGACCTCCAGGGCGGCGGCGTGGGCAAGGCCGTGTTGGCCGAAGCCGAGCGTGTCGCCCGCGACGAATGGCGCCTGCCGGCGATGCGCATGACGGTGATCGACATCCGCGACGAGCTGATCGCCTTCTACGGCCGGCGCGGCTATGTGCGCACGGGCATCAAGAAGCCGTTCCCGTATGGCGACGAGCGCTACGGCATTCCCAAGCGCGACGACCTGCGCTTCGAGATTCTGGAGAAACCGCTGGCGGGAGCCCTCGCATGA
- the sufD gene encoding Fe-S cluster assembly protein SufD → MSALLDSLSAGFSGDAARRAVLDEALRDGLPGPRTEAWKYTSLRQLERRSFTAVDTLPSLDPMLLADIPAPRAVFVNGRYSVALSLTTDLPDGVSLQLLSEALAEGGDAARFLQRRFERTDEVFARLNAALATEGLLLRAEADVRSTQPLHLVFIGTDDGADRAWHLRNLIELRAGASLTVVEHHFAASPHAHFINALSHVHLATGATLSHARVQAESDRATALLRTDAVLARDADYRRVDLELGGALSRHELNVRLEGDNARLTANGVLLAGGRRHVDTRLGIDHIGRDTACGLTWRGLGAGRGRAVFHGGILIREGADGTDAALSNKNLLLSDNAEIDTQPVLEIHADEVKAAHGATVGQLDANALFYLRSRGLTQAEARQLLTSAFCREPLGVIENAGVRDALLARVDAALAALEAG, encoded by the coding sequence ATGAGCGCACTGCTCGATTCCCTGTCGGCCGGCTTCAGCGGCGACGCCGCGCGCCGCGCCGTGCTCGACGAAGCGCTGCGCGACGGTCTGCCGGGGCCGCGCACCGAAGCCTGGAAGTACACCTCGCTGCGTCAACTGGAACGGCGCAGCTTCACCGCCGTCGATACGCTGCCGTCGCTGGACCCGATGCTGCTGGCCGACATCCCGGCGCCGCGCGCGGTGTTCGTCAACGGCCGCTATTCGGTGGCGCTGTCGCTGACCACCGACCTGCCGGACGGTGTCAGCCTGCAACTGCTGTCCGAAGCCCTCGCCGAAGGCGGCGATGCGGCGCGCTTCCTGCAGCGCCGCTTCGAGCGCACGGACGAGGTCTTCGCCCGGCTCAACGCTGCGCTGGCGACCGAAGGCCTGCTGCTGCGCGCCGAAGCCGACGTGCGCAGCACGCAGCCGCTGCACCTGGTCTTCATCGGCACCGACGACGGCGCCGACCGCGCCTGGCATCTTCGCAACCTGATCGAACTGCGCGCCGGCGCGTCGCTGACGGTGGTGGAGCACCATTTCGCCGCCAGCCCGCACGCGCACTTCATCAACGCCCTGAGCCACGTGCACCTCGCGACGGGCGCGACCCTGTCGCATGCGCGCGTGCAGGCCGAGAGCGATCGCGCCACAGCCCTGCTGCGCACCGACGCGGTGCTGGCGCGGGATGCCGACTACCGCCGTGTGGACCTGGAACTGGGCGGCGCCCTGTCGCGCCACGAACTCAACGTGCGGCTGGAAGGCGACAACGCGCGACTGACGGCGAACGGTGTACTGCTGGCCGGCGGACGTCGCCATGTCGACACGCGGCTGGGCATCGACCATATCGGCCGCGACACGGCTTGCGGACTGACCTGGCGCGGTCTCGGGGCCGGACGTGGGCGCGCGGTGTTCCATGGCGGCATCCTGATCCGCGAGGGCGCGGACGGCACCGATGCCGCGCTGTCGAACAAGAACCTGCTGCTGTCGGACAACGCCGAGATCGACACGCAGCCGGTGCTGGAGATCCATGCCGATGAAGTGAAGGCCGCGCACGGCGCCACGGTCGGCCAGCTGGATGCCAATGCCCTGTTCTACCTGCGCTCGCGCGGACTGACGCAGGCCGAAGCCCGCCAACTGCTTACGTCTGCGTTCTGCCGCGAGCCGCTGGGCGTCATCGAAAACGCCGGCGTGCGCGATGCGCTGCTGGCGCGCGTGGATGCCGCCCTGGCCGCGCTGGAGGCGGGATGA
- a CDS encoding Fe2+-dependent dioxygenase translates to MLLAIPDVLTPAQVAQARARLDAANWTDGRVTAGYQSAKAKDNAQLPEDAPAAREVGALILDALSRNSTFFSAALPKRIYPPLFNRYDGGQSFGYHVDNAIRYDRSRGGVDPVRTDLSATLFLSAPDEYDGGELIIEDTFGTQSVKLPAGHMVLYPGTSLHKVTPVTRGARVASFFWMQSMVRDDGHRRLMFELDVSIRRLTADVPEHPALVQLTGVYHNLLRQWAET, encoded by the coding sequence ATGCTGCTGGCGATTCCGGATGTCCTGACTCCCGCGCAGGTCGCACAAGCACGGGCGCGGCTGGACGCCGCCAACTGGACGGATGGCCGCGTCACCGCCGGCTACCAGTCAGCCAAGGCCAAAGACAACGCCCAGTTGCCGGAGGACGCACCGGCGGCGCGCGAGGTCGGCGCCTTGATCCTGGATGCGCTGTCGCGCAACAGCACGTTCTTCTCCGCGGCGCTGCCCAAGCGCATCTATCCGCCGCTGTTCAACCGCTACGACGGGGGCCAGTCGTTCGGCTACCACGTCGACAATGCAATCCGCTACGACCGCAGCCGCGGGGGCGTCGATCCCGTTCGCACGGATCTGTCAGCCACCCTGTTCCTCAGCGCACCCGACGAGTACGACGGGGGCGAGCTGATCATCGAAGACACCTTCGGCACGCAGAGCGTGAAGCTGCCCGCCGGCCACATGGTGCTCTACCCCGGTACCAGCCTGCACAAGGTGACGCCGGTGACGCGCGGCGCACGCGTGGCCTCGTTCTTCTGGATGCAGAGCATGGTGCGCGATGATGGCCACCGCCGGCTGATGTTCGAACTGGATGTGTCCATCCGCCGCCTCACCGCCGACGTGCCGGAACACCCGGCGCTGGTCCAACTCACCGGGGTGTACCACAACCTCCTCCGGCAATGGGCGGAAACCTGA